The Primulina tabacum isolate GXHZ01 chromosome 1, ASM2559414v2, whole genome shotgun sequence genome contains the following window.
TATTGAAAGAAGATGATGCCTATAGTTGATTCCAGACATACATGAGATGAGACTTTCCTGAGTTAAGAGATGAGGATAGGCTAATTCGGAGTTGGATGACAAACATTATTTCAGGAAGCTCAGGACATGCCAGAAACAAGGTTGAGCAAGTTTCGTGTACATATCAGAAGATGGAGTATGGTCAGAGTATTAATTTCAGTTGCGCAAGGCAAGGACTGACTATAAAAGTTGAAAACCGAGTTGAAAATCATAAAGCAATAAGATTCAGTTTGATCACAGCTACTGAAGTAAAATCATAGGCATGCCAAAATGCTTGTCAATTAAATATGCTTTAccagaagaaaaaaaaaggcaAGAAGCAGCAAAAATTGCGAgagataaataaaatatatttacagttatacacaaccaatagaagtgACAAATAATTCAGTAAAAGCTGAATAATGAGAAAGCTTCAGCAAACACACAAATAAGGCTTCAGGACTGATGTCTATAATAACGCAGACAGACGGGAATAAATATGCGTACTTGGCCTCCCAAGGAAAAAAGAGCTATCTCTTATAAAACTTTATATTATACAATTGTCCCTTCctgataattattttattcatgaaTAATTCCACAACATGAATAACCGACATGAAGTCCATCAGCAAAGCAATTTAACGAATGAGTCAATACTGACCATTGGTATTCCCAAAACTTTAAGATCTTCATCACTCATATGCGTAAGGGCTGTCATATCAACCTGTCAAAATACAGCAAACAATATATATTGGTAACATTCGGAAAATATATCTATGGATAATATCGAACTGAAACAATAAGCCAGCTTACTTCTTCGACCTGAAATGTAATTGAATATTTCTCGAGGCCCAGGGACTGCAGGAAATTATCTACCGACTGGACCTGCATGAAAATTTAAGGGGGTGAAACACATTGCTGCAGAGGGTTTTATCAGCATTCCCAATATTTCTCCCAGGTGAGAAGGAATTAGGATAACATTTTCATGCCACAGAAATAAATATCAGAAAAGAGATGATGGTACTTTTCCAACCGTTTGCTTTGCCTTCTTCTTGGGCACAGAGCTAGCAACTTTCTTTGCTTCTGAAACAGGGGCGGCTTCAGCAATGACACTTCTCCTGGTAGGTTTAATGACTTCAGTTGTTGGTTTTGGTCTCAACGGAGGAGGCTCGAACTCAACAGGCCGAGAATATAATGTACCAGAGAGTTTCTCACGTAAATCCCTTGTGCCTCCCACAATAGATCCCCGTATAACTTGAGTAGCTCGCTCCATATTCTTCCTTTGGAGCTTCAAACGAAGATCTTTATGACCTATCTGACGATCTATACAGCCCATAAATGCAAGGATTGAGCTAACAACGtattatgaaaaataaatgCAAAACCTCATATTTAATAGCACTTTACTACAAAAACTCCATACTTGAGACTTGAGATCCACCATCTTCAAAAAGATCATGTTCCCATTTGTCATCATCTTCTCTTTGTCTGCATGAAAATTCACAATCTGCTAAAATAAGGGTCTGTTTTCTCAAAGAAAGAGAGAGCACCGATTTTGTTATCTTCTGGATACGTCTCCCACATGTAAAAATGTCTGCATTCATCATCAAATGTGAATATACCAATAGCTCTTTAAATGCTAACAAAATGCAACAAACAAATGGGTTACCACAAACCCCATCTCAAGTCTCAACCCCAATTCACCCGGTAGATGACAGTTCTATGGCAGACTACCATGGGTTTCAGTAAACTTTTATACTAACACGTTAAGAAACCAGGCGTCACATAATTTCTTCCAACCAAAAAAGAAACATTCTGAAATCATAACATCTAATTGTCATTTGCAGTTAAACAAAAGACTAAATAGCTTCACAGCATAAAAATTCGTAATCAAAATATGAAACGATAGAAGAAGTATCAGATCAGTGTTTAGAAACACAAAAACAATTCCTTTCTGTCAAAAGCAGAAGCACACAAGAAAACCtagaaaaaattatattattttcacCGACGCGAGTTGACGTATTGAACGGAGAGGAGGTTAACCTCTTGCGGGGAACTTGTACCCGACGACCGGAGTCTGCTGTGGTACCTCCGTTAAGTCGCTCTCTAATTGACCTATTGGATTGAGCCTCGACTTGATCAGCATACATGGTGAGGCCGCTGTCGTTAGGCCACAGCACAATTCGACGCTCGGAACCGAACCCTAACAAATGATTCTCGCAAGCCCGCAGAGAGATTGGAATCTGTGGTTAAGAATTTTGCAGGAGAGCGCTGAATTCTGAACTCGGAATTCTGATATGTCATGTAGGAGGGAACCGACTCGAACCGGCTTTTTATAACTAATAATCAATCCCTCGCATACtctatcaaatcaaatatctatttaaaacaaaaataattttaattattaagaaATGCATTTTAGATTacattcaattttattttttttgcattCATCCTCGTTGTGTTTAAGATGTTTGACATTTAAATATCTTatgtattataatttttatatttgataAAGAAGATCTCGATTACATTTTgatagggatgtaatcgagtcgagccccgagccgaactcttgaatgtttgagcttggtttgtttataatcgagccgagctcgagctttatttaatgaatatattcatgactcacgagcttattcaaaaagcttttatcgaacctaaacgagctcaataaatatgaattgtacatttaaatattcattaaaaaatacattatacatttagaaaaaaatataatattcttattaaaatttgtcaatttattataataaataaatttaatatatttttctatatatttcataattaatgtgttaaatcaataaattaaatatcaaaattattatttttcatctaagatattacttatgaatttactaacgaacatgttcaccagctaacgagccgaatattgtagagcttgagcttggtttgtttatcttaacgagccgaattaaacgagctcaaacgagcttttatcgaatcgagcttcaaatagctcacaaacggtttggttcatttgCATCCCtacattttgaaaaataagaaaattcatTATATAAACGAGTAATATTAATCGGCAAAAAAAACTGATTTTAGAACTTGCATAAAATCTATTAAATGGACCGAATGTAAATAAATCAGATAAATAAAATGAGAATAACATTATTATATTCTTAAACATTTAATTTCtatatgaatattttttttaaaagtaacaACAACTACTCTTCCTAGTTTTAGACAAATTTTATATGTACTTCTTACATTgggttcaaattttttttttccactttaattatttaacacaTCATGGGAAAAACAGAGAAGTAATTTCAGATCTCTGGGCAGTTTTTTCTGATGTAAATTAGCTGGTCTTTGTTAGTTTTAACAAAATTTTGTATAACACAAAAAACATATTATAGTGTAGCATGTTGGTCTATTAGAAGTACTAAATGTGATAATGAAATGTTCGGTGAAGCTGGATTCTTTCCACTCGAACTAGCGAATACAAAAACCCGAATGAATCATAAATGTTGTTCATTGCTCTTTCTGCATTTGTTTCCCAGCTGACAAAACCAGTGGGAGAATTTAAGCATTATGTGATTCAATGTTACTAGATTCAGTACAAGTggacattgaagaatatgttacATATCACTAATCCATACTAACGGCCGAAAAAAATAGGTCTTCTATTTTCCTCATGTTCATTCAGAATAATAATGCCAAGCAACGGCAAGCCCAGCTACTAATACAACTTTTGCAATCAGCTTAAATTTTGTGCTTGATCCTGTAGGTGATGACGAAGATTTTGGTGGTTCCCATTGCCTTCCCCGCAACTTAGCATATATTTTTGATAGCATCAACGTCAATGGGCCTGCCTTCTTTGCCGCTGCAAGCAAAGCATTGCATCAAGAAAGGCTTAAAGATAACCAGAAATGGACGAAACAAATTATCCTGCAAATTTATTCTACTTGTCCACCCCCTTATATTTCTTCAATGCTATTATTAGTTTCGTTAATACATTCAAATctagatataaatttttaatcCCGTGATCAGAGCCATTGCACGATTAAATCAACAAGAAAATTGAACAAACCGAGACTTTTTGAAGTCTTGAGCTGATTAAGCACAAATTCAACAGATGGCACATGATAAATAAAGCTTTATCCTTGAGATTTTTTTCATTTCTATAACGACCAGATTGAGATTCAAAACAGCATGCTCAGCATATAAAAGTTTGAGACCATCGACATATATCATGTCAGAAAACATCAGAGAAATTTAGAAACTGTGTTTCTATTAACACTTCTAATGTGTGATATTAACGCTTCTAATGTGTGATTTGTAACGTGGAACTAGTACAAGGTCTAAGTTTGCTGCAATTTTGAAGCATATTTCCTAATTACCGAGCACCAAACTAGCAAAAGATTCATGGTTGTGGGGGGTTGATTATGTAGATACAAAGCTTTATAATTGTAGAACCGGTACCCAGTAAGAGAAACTAAAACAAGGTGCACTTTGGTatgataaaagaaaaataagtcGAAGATAATATAAACAAGACTTGTGAAAAGAAGAGTACCATATTCACGTAACTATGAAAAAGATGCAACGAGTGAAAAGAAGCACATAGAAGGGCAAAAGCCAATTCATGATCAAATGTGAGAAAAGGGCACATCTAGGGTTATTTCAAGCCAAAATGGCATGAAAACAGGGGAAAGAACAAGATATTCCTGTAATGACATCATACTATTCAAGATACTGAATCAcccaatttttcttaaataattgtGATGGCTATAACCCCCAGCAGCCTATATCATGAATCAGCAGCGTCAGAACGATTATCAACAATAATAGACATCTTTGTCATCAAACAAGGACTCCACAAATACGAAACTGCAAAAGTTTgaatgaaataaattatatgTGAACACAATGCAAAACTGATGGTGGAATATGTACTCCTAAATTGATGGTGGAATCAGTAGAATAGTGATAAAACTAAGAAACTACTAATGAAACATATTTTGATAAAAAGCAGTAACTTCATGTCCAGATGACCATGGTGATATATGTTTTGATAAAAAGCAGTAACTACATGTCATGATGACCATGGTGATAACAGGACCCAAAAGCTACAGATTTTAAGAACATCTCACCATTGCTTTTTAGAAGCCTTTCTTCCTCTCCGACGCGTCTTCGCAGTGCATTGAGCAACGATCCAAAGTATAAAGCAAAAATGGTACACGTAATAGTGATAACATTGTAAGGCATGCTAAAATCAGGAGTTGTCAAAGGCACAAGAAGTACTTCCGTGTAAGAAAGAACGGGATATCTTTCCTGAAAAAAATTTAAGGATGGTTTAGATAATGTATAGAAAAGAAAAGAGAAGCACCAAGAAACCAACAGGTATCGAGACAATTTGTTTCAATACCTGTAACTTGGCTAATATGGGTATTTTTTTTGAGTATCCATCATCAAAACTTATATTTGCTTGAAAGTCAGCAAAGTTCACTATAGCTGATGGAATGTCAAAGCCCTGGTTAGCATCTGGAGGATATTCATCAATATGCAGAAATCCCTGTCAAAAGAACATTATCTGTTAAGTTACTTCGGCAATTTTGATCCTGCAACTAACGTTATCTGCTAAGTTACTTCGGCAATTTTGATCCTGAAACTACAGGGGTATCTCATTTTTAGTCATGTACGTACGCACTTATCGATATTTGGCATATATCTGTGATCACTTTAACACTTTTGGTTCTTCCGACGGAAATCACTCAATTTTGCACATTGGCACACCTCTTTTTTAAACCAAATTAACTTTTTAACTACTAAAACAACTTATGTTTTAACCGATGTTTCGATTGAAGTGTTCAAAAATCGAGGTAGGAAGTCACAAGGCTCCAGTTTTTTACCCTCTAGATTCAACAAATATGAAAGAACCGAAATCTCCACGTTAAGGCATCCCATCGGCTGCTTTTCAACTCATTATCAATGGATAGCAATAAAAACTGACTAAACCATGATCCCCAATAGTTCTGATTCAATTGAAGTCCAACATACCTTATCAAACTCTAGAGTCAATGCAGCTGTTTTCACTCCACAAGGTAGTCTCAAGACCATTTCCATTACTCCAGGAGAAACCTTGTCTTCAGAAGGTGAAATACGTATGTTCTCTATGTTATCTGATGTAGATTGAAGTACTCCATCCATGAAAAATTGCAGAGTATGATAATAAACCTTGACATACCAAGGAACCAATTGGAAAATTTCAACTCTCATCCAGCATTCTTTCTCATTATAATAGGTTTTTTCCCCATAATTGCTCCCAGTAGACTTCAACAGGATGGCTATAGCACCCCTTTCGTTCCCACTTCCCAATAAAAATCTGCTAGCATGTAAAGGTGCCTGTTGGCATGACCAGATGACTGGAATTTTCCATCTCAATCCCAAATCTAGTGGTTCAGATTCATCATATCCATCAACTGGAAATTCATAGAGGATAGAGCCCTCTCTCGCCAAATTCTCTATTTCTTTTATAACCCTTTTGGGAGAATGCAACATCTCACATACAGAGTTTTTCAGAAAACCCTCGTGAATAATAATTTCTTTATCTGACTCTTCACTTTGTTTCAATAGTTTCTTAAGTTCAGACACTAGATTCTGCTCAAATTGAATGTACACATTGCTGGACTTGGAAAGAGAACATTTTCCATGAACTTTCCTGCCAAATAATGAGCTCAGAGACCAACTTGGTTGTGATAACTTGTCAGAAAAAGAAACTCCAGCTCCCAAAGTGCTTGGTTGAAGAACGACTGTCAGGGTTTGTTCGAGCATCATCCCAGAAGTCGACGTAGACACGTCGAATTCATCTGATGTCAAATGCAGGCGTTGAGAATGATAATAGCCCCTATATATTGAAGGACGGTTCATCAATGAAGAAAGCCCAGCTTTGTCTCGGCAAGGAAGCAACTTCAACCAAGGAGTGAGATTCTCAGTGCAAACTGCTTCACGGGGTAATGTACCATAACGCAATTTGCCTGATAAGGAGCGAAAGCTCCACTGAGGTGCAAAATATGCAGTTGAATGCTCCAGGAAATTGATTGAAGCACAAAAGAGTCCTGAAAGAGCATGGGTTAGATTTTTCCAGGACTCGTCAACCTGGTATTGAGGAACATCAAACTCAGCCCATAATTCAACTCCAGGAGGCTTCGCTTTGCTGCTTGAGATGGGGTCATATCCGCCCCAGCGCTCATAGTTCCAGCGACCTTGTGTGAATGATAACTCCATTTCTCGGATTTGGAATTTGTGAACCTGATTGAGCACCCAAATGACAACTAGTTATAGAGCAGGACTGCATAAAGCAGTGGTAAAGAGCATTAAAGTCATCAAAGAACCCGAAATTGGCACAGAAAAATAAGGACCAATAAAGAAACAATTTCTAATAACAATTAAACAGAAAACTTCataataagaaataattatcaaaacaaaaaatttacaagtaaaattaaattaaattatcata
Protein-coding sequences here:
- the LOC142550637 gene encoding uncharacterized protein LOC142550637 isoform X3 yields the protein MYADQVEAQSNRSIRERLNGGTTADSGRRVQVPRKRQREDDDKWEHDLFEDGGSQVSNRQIGHKDLRLKLQRKNMERATQVIRGSIVGGTRDLREKLSGTLYSRPVEFEPPPLRPKPTTEVIKPTRRSVIAEAAPVSEAKKVASSVPKKKAKQTVGKVQSVDNFLQSLGLEKYSITFQVEEVDMTALTHMSDEDLKVLGIPMGPRKKILLALEAKV
- the LOC142550637 gene encoding uncharacterized protein LOC142550637 isoform X2, encoding MLIKSRLNPIGQLESDLTEVPQQTPVVGYKFPARDIFTCGRRIQKITKSVLSLSLRKQTLILADCEFSCRQREDDDKWEHDLFEDGGSQVSNRQIGHKDLRLKLQRKNMERATQVIRGSIVGGTRDLREKLSGTLYSRPVEFEPPPLRPKPTTEVIKPTRRSVIAEAAPVSEAKKVASSVPKKKAKQTVQSVDNFLQSLGLEKYSITFQVEEVDMTALTHMSDEDLKVLGIPMGPRKKILLALEAKV
- the LOC142550637 gene encoding uncharacterized protein LOC142550637 isoform X1 produces the protein MLIKSRLNPIGQLESDLTEVPQQTPVVGYKFPARDIFTCGRRIQKITKSVLSLSLRKQTLILADCEFSCRQREDDDKWEHDLFEDGGSQVSNRQIGHKDLRLKLQRKNMERATQVIRGSIVGGTRDLREKLSGTLYSRPVEFEPPPLRPKPTTEVIKPTRRSVIAEAAPVSEAKKVASSVPKKKAKQTVGKVQSVDNFLQSLGLEKYSITFQVEEVDMTALTHMSDEDLKVLGIPMGPRKKILLALEAKV
- the LOC142550650 gene encoding uncharacterized protein LOC142550650; the encoded protein is MTRLKIIYLAFLVLIFNCESLELDEEFTEALLLRPLPDRKVLAHFHFQSNLPPTRIYGRHHHLFPKAIYQLVHKFQIREMELSFTQGRWNYERWGGYDPISSSKAKPPGVELWAEFDVPQYQVDESWKNLTHALSGLFCASINFLEHSTAYFAPQWSFRSLSGKLRYGTLPREAVCTENLTPWLKLLPCRDKAGLSSLMNRPSIYRGYYHSQRLHLTSDEFDVSTSTSGMMLEQTLTVVLQPSTLGAGVSFSDKLSQPSWSLSSLFGRKVHGKCSLSKSSNVYIQFEQNLVSELKKLLKQSEESDKEIIIHEGFLKNSVCEMLHSPKRVIKEIENLAREGSILYEFPVDGYDESEPLDLGLRWKIPVIWSCQQAPLHASRFLLGSGNERGAIAILLKSTGSNYGEKTYYNEKECWMRVEIFQLVPWYVKVYYHTLQFFMDGVLQSTSDNIENIRISPSEDKVSPGVMEMVLRLPCGVKTAALTLEFDKGFLHIDEYPPDANQGFDIPSAIVNFADFQANISFDDGYSKKIPILAKLQERYPVLSYTEVLLVPLTTPDFSMPYNVITITCTIFALYFGSLLNALRRRVGEEERLLKSNAAKKAGPLTLMLSKIYAKLRGRQWEPPKSSSSPTGSSTKFKLIAKVVLVAGLAVAWHYYSE